DNA sequence from the Sulfurimonas sediminis genome:
TAGCACAAATGCTCAAAAATCGCTAATTTAAAGAAAAGTATATTAAAATAGCTGATAAACAAAAAAGAGGAAGAAACTGTGAGACATTTTTTAACACTCAAAGATTTTACCAAAGAAGAGATTTTAGAAATTATAGATATCGGCCTGAAAATAAAAAAAGAGCTCAAAGCGGGTATTTACAATAAAGAATTAGAGATGCAGACACTTGCTATGATCTTTGAAAAGAGTTCAACAAGAACGCGTGTAAGTTTTGAAACAGGCATGTTTCAGCTTGGGGGGCATGCGCTTTTTCTCTCTAGCCGTGATATTCATTTGGGACGGGGAGAACCTGTAAAAGATACGGCAAGAGTCATTTCGAGCATGTGTGACATGGTTATGATACGCACCTATGAGCATTCTATGATTGAAGAGTTTGCTTCTTACTCAAAAGTACCGGTTATTAACGGACTTACTGATACCTATCATCCCGTGCAGCTTTTGGCTGATTATATGACGATGATTGAATTTGGAGTTGCCGAAAATGCAATTGTTGCCTACGTCGGTGACGGAAACAATATGACAAACTCATGGTTGATGCTTGCTGCAAAACTGGGCTTTGAATTACGCATTGCAACACCAAAGGGATATGAAGTGGACAGTAAGGTTCTTCGAGATGCTTTGGATATAGCAAAAGAGAGCGGTGCGATTATCAGGGTGATGAATGACCCGAAAGAGGCAGTGCGCGGGGCTACAATTGTCACAACAGATACATGGGCTTCAATGGGTCAAGAGGATGAAAAAGAGCAGCGAATCAAAGATTTTAAAGGTTTTATGGTTGACGGACTGACGATGTGTCTTGCGCAAAAAGATGCAAAATTTTTACACTGTCTGCCGGCGTATCGCGGGCAGGAAGTCAGTGAGGAGTTGCTTGAAGACAATGCGGATATAGTGTTTGCAGAGGCTGAGAACAGACTGCATGCACAAAAAGGGCTTATGGTCTGGCTTGACAGACAAAGGTAACTGCTGAGAAATGGATAAAAATTTTAACTACTCAAATTTGAAACTCGGAATTATCGGAGGCGGGCAATTGGGCAGAATCATGTCTCACAAAGCAAAAAAGATGGGCTTTCATGTAACGATACTTGACCCCACATTCAACTGTCCCGCAGCACAGGTTTCAGACAAGCATATCCTTGGTGGATTTTATGACAAAGAGAAGCTTGAACAGTTAGTACAAGAGACAGATGTGACAACTTTTGAATTGGAACATGTAGACACTTCTATACTTAAAGAGCTGTTTGATCATGGGCATATCATTCACCCATCTCCTTATATTATCGAGCTCATTCAAAATAAATATGAGCAAAAAAAGCTGCTTGACAAAAAAGGTGTTCCTGTTCCTGCCTATAAAGATGTGAAGAAAGAGGAAGATTTGGCTGCCTTTGGATTTCCTGTTATCCAAAAAGCAAAGATGGGCGGTTATGACGGAAAGGGTGTGCAAATGCTAAAATCTGAAGCAGATGTCAAAAATGCACTCCAGACCGAGTCATTTATTGAAGAGCTTGTAGATATAGACAAGGAGCTGGCCGTAATTGTCGCGAGGAATATTGAAGGCCAGATAAAATGTTATCCTGTGGTTGAAATGCTTTTTGATGAGAGGGTAAACATTTGTGACATTGTGATGGCTCCTGCAAAAATCTCAAAAGAAACTGCAGACAAATCAAGAGAAATTTCTATTGAAGCCATCAAAGCCTTAGACGGTGTCGGAATTTTTGCTGTTGAATTGTTTCTGACAAAAAAAGGCGAGATTTTGGTCAATGAAATAGCACCACGTCCTCATAATTCTGGGCACTATACAGTCGAAGCCTGTGCAACATCACAGTTTGAACAGATTATTCGGGCCGTTACAAACCTGCCTTTGGGCTCTACCAAGCTTATTTCTCCGGCTGTTATGATTAATTTGCTCGGAGAAGAGGGGTACGAGGGAGAACCTTTTATAGAAGGGATTCATGATGCATTGGAGATTCCGGAGCTCTCTTTTCATTTTTACGGAAAAACCTTTACGAAACCATATAGAAAGATGGGACATGTAACAATCCTTGATGATGATATTGATCAGGCACTGCAAAAAGCGATGCAGGCAAAAGATATTCTAAAAATAAAAGGAAGTAAAAAGATATGAGTAAAGCATTGGTTGGAATTATTATGGGGAGTGACTCGGATTTACCGGTTATGAGTGCTGCTATTGAGATATGTGAAGCATTTGGTGTTGTCTGTGAAGTTGATATTGTCTCCGCACACCGCACACCGCAAAAACTTGTAGAGTATGCACAAACAGCACACTCAAGAGGCTTGCGTGTCATCATCGCCGGAGCCGGTGGAGCTGCACATCTGCCGGGTATGATTGCTGCACTGAGTGTCTTGCCTGTTATTGGTGTGCCGGTGAGAAGTTCTGCGCTTGATGGAATGGATTCACTTCTTTCTATCGTGCAAATGCCTGGAGGCGTTCCTGTTGCCACAGTAGCTATTAACGGTGCCAAAAATGCGGGAATTCTTGCAGCGCAGAT
Encoded proteins:
- the argF gene encoding ornithine carbamoyltransferase — translated: MRHFLTLKDFTKEEILEIIDIGLKIKKELKAGIYNKELEMQTLAMIFEKSSTRTRVSFETGMFQLGGHALFLSSRDIHLGRGEPVKDTARVISSMCDMVMIRTYEHSMIEEFASYSKVPVINGLTDTYHPVQLLADYMTMIEFGVAENAIVAYVGDGNNMTNSWLMLAAKLGFELRIATPKGYEVDSKVLRDALDIAKESGAIIRVMNDPKEAVRGATIVTTDTWASMGQEDEKEQRIKDFKGFMVDGLTMCLAQKDAKFLHCLPAYRGQEVSEELLEDNADIVFAEAENRLHAQKGLMVWLDRQR
- a CDS encoding 5-(carboxyamino)imidazole ribonucleotide synthase, producing MDKNFNYSNLKLGIIGGGQLGRIMSHKAKKMGFHVTILDPTFNCPAAQVSDKHILGGFYDKEKLEQLVQETDVTTFELEHVDTSILKELFDHGHIIHPSPYIIELIQNKYEQKKLLDKKGVPVPAYKDVKKEEDLAAFGFPVIQKAKMGGYDGKGVQMLKSEADVKNALQTESFIEELVDIDKELAVIVARNIEGQIKCYPVVEMLFDERVNICDIVMAPAKISKETADKSREISIEAIKALDGVGIFAVELFLTKKGEILVNEIAPRPHNSGHYTVEACATSQFEQIIRAVTNLPLGSTKLISPAVMINLLGEEGYEGEPFIEGIHDALEIPELSFHFYGKTFTKPYRKMGHVTILDDDIDQALQKAMQAKDILKIKGSKKI
- the purE gene encoding 5-(carboxyamino)imidazole ribonucleotide mutase, which gives rise to MSKALVGIIMGSDSDLPVMSAAIEICEAFGVVCEVDIVSAHRTPQKLVEYAQTAHSRGLRVIIAGAGGAAHLPGMIAALSVLPVIGVPVRSSALDGMDSLLSIVQMPGGVPVATVAINGAKNAGILAAQIIGTGDEALQQKIAEYKTSMKDEVDKKSEKLAKMKYKKYLNQ